In a genomic window of Spirochaetales bacterium:
- a CDS encoding TatD family hydrolase, producing MNKSPFIDTHAHFNLILEDAGLTEEALLDDCFKAGLSHAVQIAISEETLQWSYDFAVRNKSRGILFSLGLHPSSHAGERELGKLEKMVESALRSHPGLIFGIGECGLDFYRMRQSKSMQEDSFRYQILCAKKYNLPLIIHSRDAMADTMSALKELEPARGIMHCFQGGKREAKHALDCGMMISFAGNLTYKNAHDLHESAAYVPLDRLLLETDAPFLTPVPLRGRKNRPENVEHTYRFMARLRNIPLEKLAERISGNFTDMIQRPAL from the coding sequence ATGAACAAAAGCCCGTTCATCGACACACACGCCCATTTCAACCTCATCCTCGAAGACGCCGGTCTTACCGAAGAAGCACTCCTCGACGATTGTTTCAAAGCCGGTCTTTCCCACGCGGTCCAGATCGCCATTTCCGAAGAAACCCTTCAGTGGAGTTATGATTTTGCTGTCAGGAACAAATCACGCGGCATTCTCTTCAGCCTCGGGCTGCATCCCTCCTCGCATGCCGGGGAGCGTGAACTCGGAAAACTCGAAAAAATGGTCGAAAGCGCCCTACGGTCGCATCCCGGCCTAATCTTCGGGATCGGTGAATGCGGTCTCGATTTTTACCGGATGCGGCAGAGTAAATCGATGCAGGAAGATTCCTTCCGTTACCAGATACTCTGCGCGAAAAAATACAACCTTCCCCTCATCATTCATAGCCGGGACGCGATGGCCGATACCATGTCCGCCCTGAAAGAACTCGAGCCCGCCCGAGGGATCATGCACTGTTTCCAGGGGGGAAAACGGGAAGCGAAACATGCCCTCGACTGCGGTATGATGATTTCGTTTGCCGGAAATCTTACCTATAAAAACGCGCACGATCTGCATGAATCGGCCGCATATGTTCCCCTCGACCGTCTTCTCCTCGAGACGGACGCGCCCTTTCTCACGCCGGTCCCCCTCCGCGGCAGGAAGAACAGGCCGGAAAACGTGGAACATACTTACCGCTTCATGGCCCGATTGAGAAATATACCGCTCGAAAAGCTTGCCGAACGGATTTCCGGGAATTTCACGGATATGATTCAGCGGCCTGCGTTGTGA
- a CDS encoding nucleotidyltransferase family protein, translating to MQAIILAGGKGTRLYPYTVSIPKPLIPVGDVPIIEIVLTQLAAAGFTDIILALGYMADMLKAYVGDGSKYGVSVTCSIEEKPLGTIAPLKLMSDNLEDDFLVMNGDLLTDIDYKGLYDYHMKQNSKATVATYVKKTKLQLGVIENDGEHRIVRFSEKPVLENKVSMGIYIFNKAIIDYIPDNDYFGFDSLMYDMTEKRDRVYSYEFDGRWFDIGMHEDLVTASEEFLSNRHIYLPGVNPA from the coding sequence ATGCAGGCGATCATTCTTGCCGGCGGCAAGGGAACCCGACTCTATCCGTATACCGTATCGATACCGAAACCACTCATTCCCGTGGGGGACGTTCCCATTATCGAAATCGTTCTCACACAACTCGCCGCAGCCGGTTTCACCGACATCATTCTCGCACTCGGCTACATGGCGGACATGCTGAAGGCCTATGTGGGAGACGGTTCGAAGTACGGGGTGTCCGTCACCTGTTCGATCGAGGAAAAGCCCCTCGGGACAATCGCCCCCCTGAAACTCATGTCGGACAACCTCGAAGACGATTTTCTGGTAATGAACGGCGACCTTCTTACCGACATCGACTACAAGGGACTTTACGATTATCATATGAAACAAAATTCAAAAGCAACCGTAGCGACCTATGTCAAAAAAACGAAACTCCAACTCGGGGTTATCGAAAACGACGGGGAGCACCGCATTGTGCGGTTCAGTGAAAAGCCCGTGCTCGAGAACAAGGTATCCATGGGGATTTATATCTTCAATAAAGCGATTATCGACTATATCCCCGACAACGACTATTTCGGATTCGACTCGCTCATGTACGACATGACGGAAAAGCGGGACAGGGTCTATTCATACGAGTTCGACGGCAGGTGGTTCGATATCGGCATGCATGAAGACCTCGTGACGGCAAGCGAAGAGTTTCTTTCCAACAGGCACATCTACCTGCCCGGTGTCAATCCCGCATGA
- a CDS encoding SDR family NAD(P)-dependent oxidoreductase — MTDIKNKKVLVTGSSGFIGSHLAEELVASGAKVRAFVHYNSRNSFGNLELLDPDIFRSLEIITGDISDPFFVEKAVSGCDIVFHLAALIAIPYSYIAPRCYVETNISGTLNIMEACRKRGVEKIVHTSTSETYGTAIYTPIDEKHPLQGQSPYSASKIGADKIAEAFHLSFNLPVSTIRPFNTYGPRQSARAVIPTIISQALAGDDIKLGSLDPVRDFTYVKDTVSGFIAIARSEETVGRVTNIGTGKAVSIGDLADTIIRIMGGKKRIVSDGKRVRPEKSEVMQLLCDNGKAAELTGWRPATRLEDGLAETIEFVRAHPELYKTDIYNI, encoded by the coding sequence ATGACAGACATAAAAAACAAAAAAGTTCTTGTTACCGGTTCGTCGGGCTTTATCGGCTCCCATCTTGCGGAGGAACTCGTCGCAAGCGGCGCGAAAGTCAGGGCTTTCGTTCATTATAATTCGAGAAACTCATTTGGAAACCTCGAACTTCTCGACCCGGATATTTTCAGATCCCTTGAAATCATCACCGGCGACATCAGCGATCCTTTTTTTGTGGAAAAGGCCGTATCCGGATGCGATATCGTCTTTCATCTTGCCGCCCTCATCGCGATTCCCTATTCCTATATCGCTCCAAGATGTTATGTGGAAACGAACATCTCCGGGACACTGAACATCATGGAAGCCTGCAGGAAGCGGGGGGTTGAAAAAATCGTCCACACCTCCACATCCGAAACGTACGGAACGGCGATCTACACCCCGATCGATGAAAAACATCCGCTGCAGGGCCAGTCACCTTATTCCGCCTCGAAAATCGGCGCGGACAAAATCGCCGAGGCCTTTCACCTCTCGTTCAATCTGCCGGTCTCAACGATCCGTCCTTTCAATACATACGGTCCGAGGCAATCGGCGCGGGCCGTCATTCCGACGATCATTTCCCAGGCCCTTGCCGGTGACGACATCAAACTCGGTTCACTGGATCCGGTCAGGGATTTTACTTATGTCAAGGATACGGTTTCAGGTTTTATCGCAATCGCACGATCCGAAGAAACCGTCGGCAGGGTCACCAATATCGGGACCGGCAAGGCGGTGTCGATCGGGGACCTCGCCGATACAATCATCCGTATCATGGGCGGAAAAAAACGGATCGTATCCGACGGAAAACGCGTACGTCCCGAGAAATCGGAGGTCATGCAACTACTTTGCGACAACGGCAAGGCAGCGGAATTGACGGGGTGGCGGCCGGCAACACGTCTCGAAGACGGTCTTGCCGAGACAATAGAATTCGTACGCGCTCACCCCGAACTCTATAAAACGGATATCTATAACATATAA
- a CDS encoding CHASE2 domain-containing protein — MENKSESIRLKMFLIPAIVAVFFTLFNFLTFYRLIDLRLYDALLHVKPPVTENHDILFLEIDDEAIAKLQLFPWPRNYMAEGLLLMKEFDAAYAVFDIEYTEESPKGVNSSFLDKDIPQYFSEEFRTIDTNIRDLFAAIKDRQISLKDAEVYIDELAGLTSQSKETLLEKVQEIAIDNDRFLGQSARFFGKAFFTVNMLPESEGTTSPELEALKSYVLDDVSHKNCTVTSGLMYRAVDIRPAIGVILENSSGAGYPNVVYDGDGVWRRIDLIREYKGEYFAQLSFRPLLDYLGNPDILFNGESIVLHNAVLPGKGTREISIPLTDNGMMLINWPPKKFEESFRHFSFYPLVRHGMEEDLLLQNLREMKRVGYLPASGNDDDFIDAYDYAESLKGEVFEGGDRALIAEYVQWRKYFYRKASEILSGGQKEYLLKQIDEILDSPNVSEDIKGRYAAIRPGVIEIFDATQKIYATISGIRTELEKELPGSICFIGWTGTSTTDIGVSPFEEEYMNVGMHASIMNTILSGTFLDIFPWWISAIIGFILAILISIIIRNLNPLFSIIVGVGCVAGIILLITALFIATGIYLPMFTPVMICFFTFLIKTFINFLNTEKEKRFIKSAFGHYLSPVVINELISSPEKLTLTGEEKNLTALFTDIRGFSTISEVLTPTDLVKLLNSYLTEMSNIILNQKGTIDKYEGDAIISFFGAPVDFNDHANRACMAAARMKRMEVLLNEHLLRENLSPSPLYTRIGINTGRMTVGNMGTEQKMDYTIMGNAVNLAARLEGVNKQYNTKILISEYTFNEGSQGIVTRKLDRVRVVGIKTPVRLYEVIDEEEFVGEQVKEGLRIFNEALSCFEDKAWPMAQKLFEDARKAIPGDGPADIYIKRCREFQKKPPADTWDGVFNLVKK; from the coding sequence ATGGAAAATAAAAGCGAATCAATACGGCTCAAGATGTTTCTTATTCCGGCTATCGTGGCGGTCTTTTTTACCCTCTTCAATTTCCTGACATTTTACCGCCTTATCGATTTACGCCTGTATGACGCCCTCCTCCATGTAAAACCGCCGGTTACCGAAAATCACGATATCCTTTTTCTCGAAATCGACGATGAGGCGATCGCGAAACTCCAGCTTTTCCCCTGGCCCCGGAATTATATGGCGGAAGGCCTGCTTCTCATGAAAGAGTTCGATGCCGCCTATGCGGTCTTCGATATCGAGTACACGGAAGAAAGCCCGAAGGGCGTGAACAGTTCGTTCCTCGACAAGGATATTCCACAATATTTTTCAGAGGAGTTCCGCACGATCGACACGAATATCAGAGACCTTTTCGCGGCGATTAAAGACAGACAGATATCCCTCAAGGATGCGGAAGTATATATCGATGAGCTGGCCGGCCTCACAAGCCAATCGAAAGAGACGCTTCTGGAAAAAGTGCAGGAAATCGCCATCGACAACGATCGCTTCCTCGGACAAAGCGCGCGCTTTTTCGGCAAAGCCTTTTTCACCGTCAATATGCTTCCTGAAAGCGAAGGGACGACTTCACCGGAACTTGAGGCATTGAAGTCGTACGTTCTCGATGACGTTTCCCATAAAAATTGTACGGTCACATCCGGCCTCATGTACAGGGCGGTCGATATACGGCCGGCGATCGGCGTCATCCTCGAAAACTCATCGGGGGCCGGATACCCGAATGTCGTCTATGACGGCGACGGGGTATGGCGGAGAATCGATCTGATTCGTGAATACAAAGGAGAGTACTTTGCCCAGCTTTCCTTTCGACCCCTTCTCGATTATCTCGGTAATCCCGATATCCTTTTCAACGGTGAAAGCATCGTTCTTCATAATGCCGTCCTTCCGGGAAAAGGGACGCGTGAAATCTCCATCCCCTTAACCGATAACGGCATGATGCTCATCAACTGGCCCCCGAAAAAATTCGAAGAGAGTTTCAGACACTTCTCCTTCTATCCCCTTGTCCGTCACGGCATGGAAGAGGACCTTCTCCTTCAGAACCTGCGGGAAATGAAGCGGGTCGGCTATCTCCCGGCATCAGGCAATGATGATGATTTCATCGACGCCTACGACTATGCCGAATCCCTCAAGGGAGAGGTGTTCGAAGGCGGCGACCGTGCCCTCATTGCCGAATACGTGCAGTGGCGAAAATACTTTTACCGGAAGGCCAGTGAGATCCTCTCCGGCGGGCAAAAAGAATATCTTCTCAAACAGATCGACGAAATCCTTGATTCACCGAACGTATCGGAGGACATTAAGGGGCGGTATGCCGCGATCAGACCGGGTGTCATCGAGATTTTCGACGCGACGCAAAAGATTTACGCTACCATTTCCGGTATTCGGACCGAACTCGAAAAGGAGCTTCCGGGTTCGATCTGTTTTATCGGGTGGACCGGAACGTCGACCACCGATATCGGCGTGTCGCCGTTCGAGGAAGAATACATGAATGTCGGGATGCACGCCTCCATCATGAACACGATTCTCTCCGGGACGTTTCTGGATATCTTTCCATGGTGGATTTCGGCGATTATCGGTTTTATTTTGGCAATACTGATCAGTATTATCATCCGCAACCTGAATCCGCTCTTTTCGATAATCGTGGGAGTCGGGTGCGTCGCGGGAATCATCCTCCTCATCACCGCCCTCTTCATCGCGACCGGTATCTACCTTCCCATGTTCACCCCCGTGATGATCTGCTTCTTTACGTTTCTCATCAAGACATTCATCAACTTCCTCAATACGGAAAAGGAAAAGCGCTTCATCAAGTCCGCTTTCGGCCACTACCTATCACCCGTGGTCATCAATGAACTGATTTCCTCGCCGGAGAAACTGACGCTGACCGGGGAAGAAAAGAACCTCACGGCCCTGTTCACCGACATCAGGGGTTTTTCCACGATCAGCGAGGTGTTGACCCCCACTGATCTGGTCAAGCTTCTCAATTCATACCTGACGGAAATGAGCAACATCATCCTCAACCAGAAGGGCACTATCGACAAGTACGAAGGCGACGCCATCATCTCCTTTTTCGGTGCGCCCGTGGATTTTAACGATCACGCGAACAGGGCGTGCATGGCGGCGGCCAGGATGAAGCGGATGGAAGTATTACTCAACGAGCACCTGCTTCGGGAAAACCTGAGTCCGTCCCCCCTGTACACGAGAATCGGGATCAACACGGGGAGAATGACGGTCGGAAACATGGGGACCGAACAGAAAATGGATTACACGATCATGGGGAACGCGGTCAACCTCGCCGCGCGCCTCGAAGGCGTCAATAAACAATACAACACCAAAATCCTCATCAGCGAGTACACCTTCAATGAAGGCTCACAGGGAATCGTCACCAGAAAACTGGACAGGGTAAGGGTGGTGGGGATTAAAACACCGGTACGGCTGTATGAGGTTATCGACGAGGAGGAGTTTGTCGGCGAACAGGTAAAAGAGGGACTTCGTATATTCAATGAGGCGCTTTCATGCTTCGAGGACAAGGCATGGCCGATGGCGCAGAAGCTTTTCGAAGATGCAAGAAAGGCAATCCCGGGCGACGGACCGGCCGATATCTATATAAAACGATGCCGGGAGTTTCAGAAGAAACCCCCGGCAGACACCTGGGACGGTGTGTTCAACCTTGTCAAGAAATAA
- a CDS encoding CIA30 family protein yields the protein MKNINIGHHCIALLSVIFLVFSCVTVKEEPAPEPEKKAKESSDLVVSEDNTSLSFERCFYYDDRADGGASLVINEECDKGRLVLEGVVTTDLAWGFIGCGIDLDDEGKKRLSEGSGIRFMVRGDNKEYRLRLPVKSVKDYNYHGYVFRAPAEETAVSVLYSDLKQEDWGHAVGFDPDGIFQISFQTVGQPHDHVYMEVTGLEVITAQE from the coding sequence ATGAAGAATATAAACATCGGACATCATTGTATCGCGCTTTTATCAGTAATTTTTCTCGTATTTTCGTGTGTGACGGTAAAGGAGGAACCGGCACCTGAACCGGAGAAGAAGGCGAAGGAATCCTCAGACCTCGTCGTGTCAGAGGATAACACTTCTCTTTCGTTTGAACGCTGTTTCTATTATGACGACAGGGCGGACGGTGGTGCTTCCCTCGTTATCAATGAAGAATGCGACAAGGGAAGGCTTGTACTCGAGGGCGTTGTCACGACGGATCTGGCATGGGGCTTCATCGGTTGCGGAATCGATCTGGATGATGAAGGAAAAAAGCGGCTTTCGGAAGGCTCTGGTATACGTTTCATGGTGAGGGGGGACAACAAGGAGTATCGTCTCAGACTGCCCGTAAAAAGCGTGAAGGATTATAATTACCACGGATATGTGTTCAGGGCGCCTGCTGAAGAAACCGCGGTCAGCGTATTGTATTCCGATTTGAAGCAGGAGGATTGGGGTCATGCGGTCGGGTTTGACCCTGACGGGATATTCCAGATCTCGTTTCAGACCGTGGGCCAGCCGCACGATCATGTGTATATGGAAGTGACCGGGCTCGAGGTGATCACGGCGCAGGAATAG
- a CDS encoding FecR domain-containing protein, giving the protein MRRFFISFFLFLFLVPVFSQETIIVKNVRGKVEVKLPAQTWQPAKENMTLSKGTMIATGFKSEAVIDLGTSFVTVKPLTRMKLEELLRREDTIQTDIFLDFGKVTAEVKKTEGTKQDFKLKSPVSTAAVRGTIITYDMYSVFVKDGYCDFLNRLNQKRRIAAGEGSFTIGIDLPETTRENKRNTFWVSAVTGEELFPANRGPSATGDIVVVWE; this is encoded by the coding sequence ATGCGGCGTTTTTTTATCAGCTTTTTTTTATTCCTGTTTCTTGTGCCTGTTTTTTCACAGGAAACGATCATCGTGAAGAATGTGAGGGGAAAAGTGGAGGTGAAACTTCCCGCCCAAACATGGCAGCCGGCAAAGGAGAATATGACGCTTTCAAAGGGAACCATGATCGCGACCGGATTCAAATCGGAAGCGGTGATCGACCTGGGAACCTCCTTTGTGACGGTAAAACCGCTGACGCGGATGAAACTCGAAGAGCTTTTAAGACGGGAAGATACGATACAGACGGATATCTTTCTCGACTTCGGTAAGGTAACGGCCGAGGTAAAGAAAACGGAAGGAACAAAGCAGGATTTCAAACTGAAAAGTCCCGTATCGACCGCCGCGGTCAGGGGCACGATCATCACCTATGATATGTACAGCGTGTTCGTAAAAGACGGATATTGCGATTTTCTGAACAGGCTGAATCAGAAACGGAGGATCGCCGCGGGGGAGGGGAGTTTTACCATCGGCATTGACCTTCCGGAAACGACCAGGGAAAACAAGCGGAACACCTTCTGGGTTTCGGCCGTCACCGGAGAAGAGCTTTTTCCGGCAAACAGGGGGCCGTCCGCAACCGGCGATATCGTCGTGGTCTGGGAATAG
- a CDS encoding GDP-mannose 4,6-dehydratase, with the protein MNAESSILITGSSGLAGTWLVRALREKGYRRLSLLDIEDTAGEGRYTGSICDRAFTEEVIRTVRPNCVFHLAGIVGHRPDSELVEVNVRGTELLLASLCMAGLSSARVLIASSSAVYGDKGETPITEDSSSCPANGYGRSKLMQEYSALSFFSRLGLRVIVSRAFNNTAPGEKPHMFVSRIASQIAEVEAGLKEKLSIGPLHSYRDYLDTRDVVDAYIALMKSGIPGEIYNVCSGKAIKVEDLFLTLIRQASRPVPYEVIEYDQRGNIPYQCGSSAKLNEATGWKAKRDITVTLGEILSYWRRKIKA; encoded by the coding sequence ATGAACGCCGAAAGCAGCATTCTGATCACCGGTTCATCCGGCCTTGCCGGCACGTGGCTCGTCCGGGCTCTTCGTGAAAAGGGGTACCGCAGGCTTTCTTTGCTCGACATAGAAGACACAGCGGGCGAAGGGAGATATACGGGTTCAATCTGCGACAGGGCTTTTACGGAAGAAGTGATCCGCACCGTCCGTCCGAACTGCGTCTTCCACCTCGCGGGGATCGTCGGACACCGCCCTGATTCCGAACTCGTCGAAGTCAATGTCCGCGGCACCGAACTGCTTCTCGCTTCGCTCTGCATGGCGGGCCTTTCTTCCGCCCGCGTGCTTATCGCCTCTTCGAGTGCCGTTTACGGAGACAAAGGCGAAACACCGATTACCGAAGACTCATCCTCCTGCCCCGCGAACGGCTACGGCCGTTCTAAACTGATGCAGGAATATTCCGCCCTCTCGTTCTTCAGTCGCCTCGGGCTTCGGGTCATTGTGTCACGGGCGTTCAACAACACCGCGCCGGGTGAAAAGCCGCACATGTTCGTTTCACGCATCGCCTCCCAGATCGCCGAAGTGGAAGCCGGGTTGAAAGAAAAACTCTCTATCGGTCCCCTCCACTCATACAGGGACTACCTCGATACCCGTGACGTTGTCGATGCCTATATCGCCCTCATGAAATCGGGAATCCCGGGGGAAATTTACAATGTCTGTTCGGGAAAAGCGATCAAGGTGGAAGATCTCTTTCTCACCCTCATACGGCAAGCCTCCCGCCCCGTTCCCTATGAGGTGATCGAATACGATCAACGGGGCAATATTCCGTATCAATGCGGAAGTTCGGCCAAGTTGAACGAAGCGACCGGATGGAAGGCAAAGAGGGATATCACGGTCACACTGGGCGAGATATTATCGTACTGGAGGAGAAAAATAAAAGCATGA
- a CDS encoding ChbG/HpnK family deacetylase, translated as MLIVNADDFGLAPHINRGIIEAVEAGAVNSVSLVANGTALPEAVAFCRRRRGLDTGIHFALIDEMPVSPPSRIHSLIGKRERFYPDYRHFIIRYLFGRIRLEEIAIELESQLKKILDTGLTLSHCDSHQHLHLLPGIADIVLALCKQYGIGRVRIVNERPDAKYAFQIPPLILMRFFSWMIGNKARTMGIKTAGRFFGFNTSMRINRSIIKKAARTARYRDVELMTHPGYNTNSPGRYARWKMNWDRERETLLDAFVKNPD; from the coding sequence ATGCTGATCGTAAACGCAGACGACTTCGGTCTCGCGCCCCATATCAACAGGGGTATTATCGAGGCGGTCGAAGCGGGAGCGGTGAACTCGGTATCGCTTGTCGCAAACGGAACCGCTCTCCCTGAAGCAGTCGCGTTTTGCCGCCGCCGCCGGGGACTCGATACGGGAATTCACTTTGCACTGATCGATGAAATGCCGGTTTCACCCCCTTCCCGCATTCACTCGCTGATCGGAAAGCGTGAACGTTTTTATCCCGATTACCGCCATTTTATTATCCGCTATCTGTTCGGGCGGATCCGGCTTGAGGAAATCGCGATCGAACTCGAATCGCAGCTTAAAAAAATTCTCGACACGGGCCTTACCCTCTCTCACTGCGATTCCCACCAGCACCTCCATCTGCTTCCCGGCATTGCGGATATCGTCCTCGCACTCTGTAAGCAGTACGGGATCGGGCGGGTACGTATCGTCAATGAAAGACCCGATGCAAAATACGCTTTCCAGATACCCCCTCTTATCCTGATGAGGTTTTTCTCATGGATGATCGGTAATAAAGCCCGCACGATGGGAATTAAGACGGCGGGGAGGTTTTTCGGATTCAACACATCGATGAGAATCAATCGGTCCATAATAAAAAAGGCGGCACGGACCGCCCGCTACCGCGATGTTGAACTCATGACCCATCCGGGCTATAATACGAATTCCCCCGGCAGATACGCGCGATGGAAAATGAACTGGGACAGAGAAAGGGAAACGCTTCTGGATGCATTTGTGAAAAATCCAGACTGA
- a CDS encoding glycosyltransferase family 2 protein: METREADKISIILPTFNEEKNVVMLYEKLTDVIKHLSIPNKEIIFVDDGSTDNTIENIKELAASDPDVKFLRLSTRVGHQISCFAGIKAATGDIVVSMDSDLQHPPEVISELYRKWQEGYDIVNTVRKDTLKRSFLKKMFSRFFYSLINRISSLDITPNTADFRLLARNAVTDLLTYEDRDLFLRGIISNLSYKKAYVEYVALARRHGESKYDFRQSLRFGFMGIFYFSELPLKLSGYASIVCILFTIGFVIYEIVQYATGHTSAPGYITIVLLINIYFFFILFILGIIGIYINKIYHQTKHKPVFYIAEKINLE, translated from the coding sequence ATGGAAACAAGAGAAGCGGATAAAATTTCAATAATTCTCCCCACCTTTAATGAAGAAAAAAATGTCGTTATGCTTTATGAAAAACTGACCGACGTTATCAAACATCTTTCCATACCGAACAAAGAGATCATATTTGTCGACGACGGATCGACGGATAACACAATCGAAAATATCAAGGAGCTGGCTGCATCGGATCCCGATGTCAAATTTCTTCGGCTTTCGACGAGGGTCGGGCATCAGATTTCATGTTTCGCGGGGATAAAGGCGGCAACCGGCGATATAGTCGTTTCAATGGATTCGGATCTCCAGCACCCCCCCGAGGTCATCTCCGAGCTTTACCGGAAGTGGCAGGAAGGTTACGATATCGTCAATACCGTACGTAAAGATACGTTGAAACGCTCCTTTTTGAAAAAAATGTTTTCACGTTTTTTTTATTCACTCATAAACAGAATATCGTCTTTGGACATCACGCCGAACACGGCGGATTTCAGACTGCTCGCGCGTAATGCCGTCACCGACCTCCTTACCTATGAAGACAGAGATCTTTTTCTGAGGGGAATCATCAGCAACCTTTCGTACAAGAAAGCGTATGTGGAATATGTCGCACTCGCCCGCCGGCACGGAGAGTCGAAGTATGATTTCAGGCAGAGTCTGCGCTTCGGCTTCATGGGGATTTTCTATTTTTCGGAACTTCCCCTCAAGTTGAGCGGTTACGCGAGTATTGTCTGTATTCTCTTTACCATCGGTTTCGTCATTTACGAAATCGTCCAGTACGCGACCGGCCATACCTCCGCGCCGGGTTATATCACGATCGTCCTCCTCATCAATATCTACTTCTTTTTTATTCTCTTTATTCTTGGGATTATCGGGATATATATCAATAAAATATATCATCAGACCAAACACAAGCCGGTCTTCTATATCGCAGAAAAAATCAACCTCGAGTGA
- a CDS encoding RNA methyltransferase → MRKMNEEEYITLFSRLPDRELQKERIIVGEGRLVAERMLDCGLEMICLLTTDSLAGHFTRRAGSRCPVIVRPHPEIASIAGYPFHRGVLAAAVRPAHPVLGEYIKKNPGVRKLIICSRLSETWNLGSIARSAAAFGFDSLVLGVGSCDPFSRKALRVSMGAVLSLSMISIGEAAECGSLRGMGIHLYAAGTSRAARPLFDSVPRSPYALVFGNEYEGLHASWIGCCEEELTIPVSGEVDSLNVGVAAGIFLAYFDHNAGR, encoded by the coding sequence ATGCGTAAAATGAATGAAGAGGAATATATCACGCTCTTCTCCCGCCTGCCCGACCGCGAACTGCAAAAAGAGAGGATCATCGTCGGGGAAGGAAGGCTTGTGGCGGAACGGATGCTCGATTGCGGCCTCGAGATGATCTGTCTCCTCACGACGGATAGTCTCGCCGGACATTTCACGCGCCGCGCGGGTTCCCGCTGTCCGGTGATTGTGCGGCCGCATCCGGAGATCGCATCGATAGCGGGATACCCCTTTCACCGGGGGGTGCTGGCTGCGGCCGTAAGGCCGGCCCATCCGGTATTGGGTGAATATATCAAAAAGAATCCCGGCGTTCGGAAACTCATCATCTGTTCCCGGCTTTCCGAGACCTGGAATCTCGGTAGTATCGCACGGAGTGCCGCGGCATTCGGATTCGACTCCCTCGTACTCGGCGTGGGGAGTTGCGATCCTTTTTCCAGAAAGGCCCTGCGGGTATCGATGGGGGCGGTTCTTTCTCTTTCCATGATTTCCATCGGAGAAGCAGCCGAATGCGGATCGCTTCGCGGGATGGGGATTCACCTGTACGCCGCGGGCACGTCCAGGGCTGCCCGGCCGCTTTTTGACAGCGTTCCCCGATCGCCTTATGCCCTTGTTTTCGGCAACGAATACGAGGGACTTCATGCGTCATGGATCGGGTGCTGTGAGGAGGAATTGACGATTCCCGTATCGGGGGAGGTGGATTCGCTAAATGTGGGAGTCGCAGCCGGTATCTTTCTTGCCTATTTTGATCACAACGCAGGCCGCTGA